The following DNA comes from Triplophysa dalaica isolate WHDGS20190420 chromosome 10, ASM1584641v1, whole genome shotgun sequence.
ctggcccctctcgatgtgtcGGAGCAGCAGATCTACtttgagctcctcccgagtgaccgagcttctcggCTTATCTCTAAGGGTTCTAAGAAGTAGCCTTATTCACCAGACCGggacagcgaccgcattactgcagaagctgcaccgatccgtctgtcaatctcccgttccatccttccctcacttgaactcctccacttgaggcagagactctccacccacctgaagtgggcaagccacccttttccgactgagaaccatggcttggatttggaggtgctgattctcatcccagccgcttcacactcggctgcaaaccgtcccagtgcatgctgaaggtcctggtctgatgggccagcacgacgacatcatccgcaaagagcagagatgaaatcgtgtggtccccaaacccgacaccctccggcccctggctgcgcctagaaattctgtccataagaattatgaacagaaccggcgacaaagggcagccctgctgGAGTCTGCCCTGCCGGGACCCTGCCGGGGCTGCCTTTTAATCGCCGGTTTTGTtcataatgtttatttgcttCTTAATTTGCccttttttgtatttcagtTAAAAGTCTCAGAAATTTACAACATAACAGTATGTACAGTGTGTAAGCAAATAAATGTGGTGTTGTAGGACGCACacgtgttgtgttgtgtttctctctgtgtttgtacACCGGACTGACCAGTAGGACATTACGTCAAAGTCCAGAACATCTGTCCCACCGATGGCCTCACTAAGTCAATATAACACAGAAATagatgagtaaaaaataaataaatagaaatttaagaacaaataaagatatgtaaataaagatagtataaaaatacattatatagcAGGACACtgtgtatttaaaacacaaaacagccaGAAATAAACACAACTCTGTGTAATAGAGACCTCTAGTGTTCGAGAGAAGAAACTGCAGGTGACTTTACACAGATCAGATGGAGGcctatcatttatttactgatCTGAGGAGTTAATAAATGAGTGTTTCAGTCAAACTAAAACTTTTAcatgatgtttaaaaataaatttaaataaaccctGATGTGAAATTGTATTGTTTAGATTTGTTAACTTGgaataataaactttaatataAGAGACAGAATGTCCTCCTGTGGTAAAGTGATGTTGTGAAAGATCAAATACACATCAGTgtttatgtgtgcgtgtgtatctgtgtgtgtgtctttctgtgtgtgtgtgtgtgtgtgtgtgactgatgGAGGAGGAGCATAAATATTTCGTCTCTATGAATagtttacaaagaaaataaagcttCAGAATGTGTCAGACGATGATTGGTGTGTTAGTTCTTCTGCTGTGTTTGTGCTGTTCAACTGGTAGGTGATATTTTGAGGTTTACACACATTCAGTTGTTTCACAGACGCCGCTTAATCTCACAGGACTGCTATATTCTCAcataatataatcatttttttatggattgtttaaatgttatgaAGTGTATTTCATCTTATTCTTGTCGATTTGAGGCTGTCTAACACTCATGTAAAAGTTTATTTGCAGTGATATGTGATAATTAATAAACAcgtttttttatgataaaataacaataatattttgtgtttggtgatgaagtgaagtcagtgtcagtgatggagggacattctgttactctacacactgatactcaactacacacacatgatgtGGTCCAGTGGATGTTTGGTGTTCAGACTCCAGATGAGATTATAGCTGAAATCAACAGAGAAGACAATATAACATCATTTATCATTGAGAGATTGAAGAATCATGTAGAGatagatgatcagactggatctctcatcatcacaaacatcacaactcaaCACACTGGACGCTATCATGTAGAGATCATTGGAAATACTGTTCAAAACAAGCACTTCAATgttactgtctatggtgagATGAGAAATATTATAATCACTCTTTCAAATATCCTGATAGTGTtatcattcaaatatatttatttagtttgtttaaaattaataattgattctcaaatgtttttcagctggtctgtctgttcctgtcatctccagagtctcttctcaatgttcttcatcatcttcatcatcatgttgttgtgtgttgtgttcagtgatgaatgtgtcacatgatgtgagtgtctcctggtacaaaggaaagagtttattgtccatcatcagtgtgtctgatctcaacatcagactctctctacctctggaggtggaatatcaggatacaaacacatacagatgtgtggtcaacaatcccatcacaaacctcacacaacatctacacatcactCAACTCTGTGAGACATCTTCAGGTGAGcacatgtatgtttattttcccTTTTGTTGTATTTCAGTTAAagtctcttttctctttctgtgcTTCAGTTGGTGTCGTCTATTGTGGTTTTACTGAAGCTGTGATCCGATTGGTCCTCTCTGCTGTAGTGGGCGTGGCTACTGTCGCTGTTCTCATCTATGACATCAGAtgtaaataagaataataatcaCTGATGATCAcagatattataaatataagaaCGAtcttgagacatttctcagttTTCAACTCTTgtcttttttagatttttttctgtattaacgagtttaaagttttttcttgaaattatTCAACAGAAACTCTCAGACATTTACAACATAACAGTATGTACAGTGTGTAAGCAAATAAGTGTTGTGTTGTAGGACGCACacgtgttgtgttgtgtagtgtgtctctctgtgtttgtaCACCGGACTGACCAGAAGGACATTACGTCAAAGTCCAGAACGTCTGTCCCACCGATGGCCTCACTAAATCAAAATGACACAGTAATagatgagtaaataaataaatatattaaactttaaGAACAGATAAAGATAGTatacaaatacattatataGCAGGACACtgtgtatttaaaacacaaaacagccaGAAATAAACACAACTCTGTGTAATAGAGACCTCTAGTGTTTAATAGAAGAAACTTCAGGTGACTTTACACAGATCTGATGGAGGcctcacatttatttattgatctgA
Coding sequences within:
- the LOC130429518 gene encoding natural killer cell receptor 2B4-like isoform X1; the protein is MIGVLVLLLCLCCSTGVFGDEVKSVSVMEGHSVTLHTDTQLHTHDVVQWMFGVQTPDEIIAEINREDNITSFIIERLKNHVEIDDQTGSLIITNITTQHTGRYHVEIIGNTVQNKHFNVTVYAGLSVPVISRVSSQCSSSSSSSCCCVLCSVMNVSHDVSVSWYKGKSLLSIISVSDLNIRLSLPLEVEYQDTNTYRCVVNNPITNLTQHLHITQLCETSSVGVVYCGFTEAVIRLVLSAVVGVATVAVLIYDIRCGLPSKY
- the LOC130429518 gene encoding natural killer cell receptor 2B4-like isoform X2, whose translation is MIGVLVLLLCLCCSTVKSVSVMEGHSVTLHTDTQLHTHDVVQWMFGVQTPDEIIAEINREDNITSFIIERLKNHVEIDDQTGSLIITNITTQHTGRYHVEIIGNTVQNKHFNVTVYAGLSVPVISRVSSQCSSSSSSSCCCVLCSVMNVSHDVSVSWYKGKSLLSIISVSDLNIRLSLPLEVEYQDTNTYRCVVNNPITNLTQHLHITQLCETSSVGVVYCGFTEAVIRLVLSAVVGVATVAVLIYDIRCGLPSKY